A portion of the Campylobacter concisus ATCC 51562 genome contains these proteins:
- a CDS encoding glucose-6-phosphate isomerase, with the protein MIETSFKFNFASSDVIDSYAKRINDEYESGEIGYYHLPVLGQNLLGEIEEYEKGLAHIKNVVLVGIGGSSLGVKALKSMLEGTKGIKRELLFLDNVDPCSYKSTLSGLKFDETLFIISSKSGNTIETITIFKCLLDDFKPKNLGKNFLIITDPGTNLENFAKENDIKFFNIPKNVGGRFSVLSAIGLVPLGICGYDIKALLDGALACKKQYIEQKDSSIVAKAYHYATSRNASINVIFSYCDRFFEFNDWYVQLWAESLGKKRGYKRVGLTPVGLVGSRDQHSFLQLIMDGVKDKSVTFIKIKDHASDKTIPNLSLKGLEECDFVAGISLNELINLQCDATAMALVQEGISVDTITLERLDEFHAGWLIFYYELLTSATGIMLGINTYDQPGVEIGKRILKTMLLK; encoded by the coding sequence ATGATAGAAACTTCATTTAAATTTAACTTTGCAAGTAGCGATGTCATCGACTCCTACGCCAAACGCATAAACGACGAGTACGAAAGTGGCGAGATAGGCTACTACCACCTGCCAGTGCTTGGGCAAAATTTACTTGGCGAGATCGAGGAGTATGAAAAGGGCCTTGCTCATATCAAAAATGTAGTACTTGTTGGCATCGGCGGCAGCAGCCTTGGCGTAAAGGCGCTAAAATCGATGCTTGAAGGCACAAAGGGGATAAAAAGAGAGCTTTTATTTTTAGATAACGTCGATCCTTGCAGCTACAAAAGCACGCTTAGTGGGCTAAAATTTGACGAAACGCTTTTTATAATAAGCTCAAAATCAGGCAACACGATCGAGACGATCACTATTTTTAAGTGCTTGCTTGATGACTTTAAGCCTAAAAACTTAGGCAAAAATTTCCTCATCATCACTGATCCTGGGACAAATTTAGAAAATTTTGCCAAAGAAAATGACATTAAATTTTTTAACATCCCAAAAAACGTTGGCGGTAGGTTTAGCGTGCTAAGTGCGATAGGTCTTGTGCCTCTTGGTATCTGTGGCTACGATATAAAGGCACTTCTAGATGGCGCGCTTGCTTGCAAGAAGCAATACATCGAGCAAAAGGATAGTTCAATAGTCGCTAAAGCTTACCACTACGCCACTAGCAGAAATGCGAGCATAAATGTCATTTTTAGCTATTGCGATAGATTTTTTGAATTTAACGACTGGTACGTGCAGCTTTGGGCAGAGAGTCTTGGTAAAAAAAGAGGCTATAAAAGGGTCGGCCTTACGCCAGTTGGACTTGTCGGCAGCCGCGATCAGCACAGCTTTTTGCAGCTTATCATGGACGGCGTAAAAGATAAGAGTGTGACATTTATAAAGATAAAAGATCACGCAAGCGACAAGACTATTCCAAATTTAAGCCTAAAGGGGCTTGAAGAGTGTGATTTTGTGGCGGGTATAAGCCTAAATGAGCTTATAAATTTGCAGTGCGACGCGACTGCTATGGCGCTGGTGCAAGAGGGCATAAGTGTCGATACGATCACGCTTGAGAGGCTTGATGAGTTTCATGCTGGCTGGCTCATTTTTTACTACGAGCTACTAACCTCGGCCACTGGTATCATGCTAGGCATCAACACCTACGATCAGCCAGGTGTTGAGATAGGAAAGCGCATCTTAAAAACCATGCTTTTAAAGTAA
- the galU gene encoding UTP--glucose-1-phosphate uridylyltransferase GalU produces the protein MIQTCLFPAAGYGTRFLPATKSLPKEMLPILTKPLIHYGVDEALEAGMDNMAFVTGRGKRALEDYFDISYELEKEIAGSSKESLLSEVRNLMSSCTFSFTRQNAMKGLGHAIYTGKTLVRDEAFGVILADDLCINENGEGVLSQMVKIYEKYRCSVVAVMEVPKEQTKSYGVVSGRFIEDDLIMVDDMVEKPDPAEAPTNLAIIGRYILTPDIFNILERTKPGKNGEIQITDALKTQAKDGMVLAYKFKGKRFDCGSIDGFVEATNFFYERSK, from the coding sequence ATGATACAAACTTGCCTATTTCCAGCGGCTGGATATGGAACGAGGTTTTTACCAGCTACAAAATCGCTCCCAAAAGAGATGTTGCCGATCCTTACAAAACCGCTCATTCACTACGGCGTTGATGAGGCGCTTGAGGCTGGCATGGATAATATGGCCTTTGTCACAGGACGCGGAAAAAGGGCGCTTGAGGACTACTTTGACATCAGCTACGAGCTAGAAAAAGAGATCGCAGGCAGCTCAAAAGAGTCACTACTTAGCGAAGTTAGAAATTTGATGAGCTCATGCACATTTTCATTTACTAGGCAAAATGCCATGAAAGGGCTTGGACACGCCATTTATACGGGCAAGACGCTAGTTCGAGATGAAGCTTTTGGGGTCATTTTGGCAGATGATCTATGCATAAATGAAAACGGCGAGGGCGTGCTTTCGCAAATGGTTAAAATTTATGAAAAGTATCGCTGCAGCGTCGTAGCTGTGATGGAGGTGCCAAAAGAGCAGACCAAGTCTTACGGCGTCGTAAGCGGTAGGTTTATAGAAGATGATCTCATAATGGTCGATGATATGGTTGAAAAGCCTGATCCTGCCGAGGCTCCGACAAATTTAGCGATAATTGGCCGCTACATCCTAACGCCAGATATTTTTAACATCTTAGAGCGAACAAAACCAGGCAAAAATGGCGAAATCCAGATCACAGACGCACTAAAAACGCAGGCGAAAGATGGCATGGTGCTGGCTTATAAATTTAAAGGCAAGAGATTTGACTGCGGTAGCATCGATGGGTTTGTCGAGGCTACAAATTTCTTTTACGAGCGCAGTAAATGA
- a CDS encoding IMPACT family protein, with translation MQTIDRIFKAQLDIKKSNFLAFLCPISSFKSLHEHLKEEHFKAVHVVWATRELNKYGQIVENQSDDGEPKGTSGQPSLNALRGAELINVGVLIVRYFGGIKLGTGGLVRAYSGAVNEAINEAIKDGGMMKFEIKDEIKFFTPFSLMSRFEHYFATKNLSEFEREFNEAGAIWSVNLNEAEFAELFKFCKEFEASEFKFLALALSSKSLFAHQS, from the coding sequence TTGCAGACGATTGATAGGATATTTAAAGCCCAGCTTGATATAAAAAAGTCAAATTTCTTAGCATTTTTATGCCCGATAAGCTCGTTTAAAAGCTTGCACGAACACCTAAAAGAGGAGCATTTTAAGGCTGTTCACGTAGTTTGGGCGACAAGGGAGCTAAACAAATACGGACAAATCGTTGAAAATCAAAGCGATGATGGCGAGCCAAAGGGCACTAGCGGCCAGCCCAGCCTAAATGCCCTGCGTGGCGCTGAGCTAATAAACGTTGGGGTCTTGATAGTTCGCTACTTTGGCGGGATAAAGCTTGGCACTGGAGGGCTTGTCAGAGCCTACTCAGGGGCTGTGAATGAAGCGATAAACGAGGCGATAAAAGATGGTGGCATGATGAAATTTGAGATAAAAGATGAGATCAAATTTTTTACGCCGTTTTCGCTGATGAGCCGCTTTGAGCACTATTTTGCCACTAAAAATTTAAGTGAGTTTGAAAGAGAATTTAATGAAGCTGGAGCGATCTGGAGCGTAAATTTAAACGAAGCTGAGTTTGCCGAGCTATTTAAATTTTGCAAAGAATTTGAAGCAAGCGAGTTTAAATTTTTAGCCCTTGCGCTTAGTAGCAAGAGCTTATTCGCTCATCAAAGCTAA
- the lgt gene encoding prolipoprotein diacylglyceryl transferase has product MEIWNDIYNHFNPVAFSIFGFSVHWYGLMYILALVLALAMAKYLVKKDKIPISNQLLDNYFFWVEIGVILGARLGWVLVYSGEVSYYLAQPWQIFNPFHNGEFIGIRGMSYHGAVVGFLLATYLFCKRYKQNLWQLLDLCAVCIPFGYTFGRVGNFLNQELFGRVTDVPWAINVFGQPRHPSQLYEAFLEGLVIFIILFLYRKFKKFNGELIALYAILYTFARFICEFFREPDSGLGFIIFNLSMGQILSLIMCGFGIFIYAMLYKKFSKL; this is encoded by the coding sequence ATGGAAATTTGGAACGACATTTATAACCACTTTAATCCAGTAGCCTTTAGTATCTTTGGCTTTAGCGTGCACTGGTATGGGCTTATGTATATTTTAGCCCTTGTTTTGGCGCTTGCCATGGCAAAATATCTCGTTAAAAAAGATAAAATCCCAATCTCAAATCAGCTCTTGGATAATTACTTTTTCTGGGTTGAAATAGGCGTTATTTTAGGCGCTAGGCTTGGCTGGGTTTTAGTATATTCAGGCGAAGTAAGCTACTACTTGGCGCAACCTTGGCAAATTTTTAATCCATTTCATAACGGCGAGTTTATAGGAATTCGTGGCATGAGTTACCACGGAGCAGTAGTTGGCTTTTTGCTTGCGACATATCTATTTTGCAAAAGGTATAAACAAAATTTATGGCAGCTACTTGATCTTTGTGCAGTTTGCATACCTTTTGGCTATACATTTGGCAGGGTCGGGAATTTCTTAAATCAAGAGCTTTTTGGGCGAGTTACGGATGTGCCTTGGGCGATAAATGTTTTTGGCCAACCAAGGCATCCTAGCCAACTTTATGAGGCATTCTTAGAAGGTTTAGTTATTTTTATTATTTTATTTTTATATAGGAAATTTAAGAAATTTAATGGCGAGCTGATCGCGCTTTATGCTATTTTATACACTTTTGCAAGATTTATTTGCGAGTTTTTTAGAGAGCCTGACTCAGGGCTTGGATTTATTATTTTTAATCTTTCAATGGGTCAAATTTTATCACTTATCATGTGTGGTTTTGGAATTTTTATTTATGCCATGCTTTATAAAAAATTTTCAAAGCTCTAA